From the genome of Brevibacterium sp. JSBI002, one region includes:
- a CDS encoding RidA family protein, translating to MAEPTHTRLRMFNTKDTYPEQNLDNDLCQAVVAGGVVYLRGQIGQDLETRESVGIGDVTAQAEKAMANIAMLLEEAGSSLADIVKVTVYIIDPRYREDVYRTMGKWLKGVFPVSTGIVVQALARPEWLVEIDATAVISNTAEAGRTEVAQ from the coding sequence ATGGCAGAGCCGACGCACACACGACTGAGAATGTTCAACACCAAGGACACCTATCCGGAACAGAATCTCGACAACGATCTCTGCCAGGCCGTCGTCGCCGGCGGCGTCGTCTACCTGCGCGGACAGATCGGCCAGGACCTCGAGACCCGGGAGTCCGTGGGCATCGGCGATGTCACCGCTCAGGCGGAGAAGGCGATGGCGAACATCGCGATGCTCCTCGAAGAAGCCGGCAGCAGCCTCGCCGACATCGTCAAGGTCACCGTCTACATCATCGATCCCCGTTACCGCGAGGACGTCTACCGGACCATGGGCAAGTGGCTCAAGGGCGTCTTCCCCGTCTCGACCGGCATCGTCGTCCAGGCCCTGGCGCGCCCCGAGTGGCTCGTCGAGATCGACGCCACCGCCGTCATCAGCAACACCGCCGAGGCGGGACGGACCGAGGTGGCCCAGTGA
- a CDS encoding LysR substrate-binding domain-containing protein translates to MVQRFAITLTQLSYFAECAKTLNMTEASQELHIAQSAVSTAINQLEKALGAPLFVRQHSKGLVLTSAGESLLHETREIFGRITDAVDSIQAGQREVRGTIVIACFQTIAPFLLPQLLQRLGERHPDLTVEVVEGDHEESIDALRSGRVELALNYDLTESDGIRAEIVGEARPHVIVGTDHRLARRKKVSLSELAEDDFVVLDLPDSREYFLNMLRLAGITPHVRYRSSSYETVRSMVAMGLGFSILNQRPRIRQTYTGERTTILEISDPVPTLHVAVSTLARSGQTAKAAAVADVVREILAEVAPESG, encoded by the coding sequence ATGGTGCAGAGATTCGCGATCACGCTCACCCAGCTGTCCTACTTCGCCGAATGCGCGAAGACGCTCAATATGACCGAGGCCAGCCAGGAGCTGCACATCGCCCAGTCGGCTGTGTCGACGGCGATCAACCAGCTGGAGAAGGCCCTCGGGGCTCCGCTGTTCGTCCGTCAGCACTCGAAGGGCCTCGTGCTGACCTCGGCCGGCGAGAGCCTGCTCCACGAGACCCGGGAGATCTTCGGGCGGATCACCGACGCCGTCGACTCGATCCAGGCCGGCCAGCGTGAGGTGCGCGGAACCATCGTCATCGCCTGCTTCCAGACGATCGCACCTTTTCTGCTTCCGCAGCTGCTCCAGCGATTGGGCGAACGTCATCCCGACCTGACCGTCGAGGTCGTCGAGGGGGACCACGAGGAGAGCATCGACGCCCTGCGCAGCGGTCGGGTCGAACTCGCGCTCAACTACGACCTCACCGAATCCGACGGCATCCGCGCCGAGATCGTCGGCGAGGCTAGGCCGCACGTCATCGTCGGAACCGATCACCGTCTCGCCCGTCGGAAGAAGGTCTCGCTGAGCGAGCTCGCCGAGGATGACTTCGTCGTCCTCGACCTGCCCGACAGCCGCGAGTACTTCCTCAACATGCTGCGCCTGGCCGGCATCACCCCGCATGTGCGCTACCGCAGCTCGAGCTACGAGACCGTGCGCTCGATGGTCGCCATGGGCCTCGGGTTCTCCATCCTCAATCAGCGGCCGCGTATTCGGCAGACCTACACGGGGGAGCGGACGACGATTCTCGAGATCTCCGATCCCGTCCCCACCCTGCACGTGGCCGTGTCCACCCTGGCTCGATCCGGGCAGACGGCGAAGGCCGCTGCCGTGGCCGACGTCGTCCGCGAGATCCTCGCCGAGGTGGCCCCCGAGTCAGGCTGA
- a CDS encoding flavin-containing monooxygenase, translating to MSNTAAETTEVVVIGGGQAGIAMSEHLSERGVAHVVLEKDRVAEAWRSRRWDSLVANGPAWHDRFPTQEFEETDPDGFATKAEVADYFQKLVDRKDLPVRTGVTVTSVDENSGSRGYRVTTDSGVIDADYVVSATGPFQTPRIPGLIPEDAGFTQMHSSSYKNPDQLEDGGVLVVGAGSSGVQIAAEIQNSGRPVHLAVGPHDRPPRSYRGRDFCWWLGVLGLWDLVTPPAGAEHVTIAVSGAGGGHTVDFRDLADSGITLLGRANGYSDGKLVLGTDLQKNIANGDENYLSLLNAADEYIERNGLDLPPEPEAHVLGADPECVTNPILELDLAEAGIRTVIWATGFGVDYSWLNVEDVLDESGYPVHARGVSPVPGVYFLGLPWLSRRGSSFIWGVWHDAKYIADQIDIQRMYRDYAPAQARVAAIAV from the coding sequence ATGTCGAACACAGCCGCAGAAACCACCGAGGTCGTCGTCATCGGCGGCGGCCAGGCCGGAATCGCGATGAGTGAGCATCTCAGCGAGCGGGGAGTGGCCCATGTCGTCCTCGAGAAGGATCGGGTCGCCGAAGCCTGGCGCTCCCGCCGATGGGACTCCCTCGTCGCCAACGGGCCCGCCTGGCACGATCGCTTCCCCACACAGGAATTCGAAGAGACCGATCCTGATGGATTCGCCACGAAGGCAGAGGTTGCCGATTACTTTCAGAAACTTGTCGATCGCAAAGACCTGCCAGTGCGAACCGGTGTGACAGTCACCTCGGTCGATGAGAACAGCGGCAGCCGAGGCTACCGGGTGACCACCGACTCAGGTGTCATCGATGCCGACTACGTGGTGTCGGCAACCGGTCCGTTCCAGACCCCGCGAATTCCCGGACTCATTCCGGAAGACGCAGGGTTCACCCAGATGCATTCGAGCTCGTACAAGAACCCTGACCAGCTCGAAGACGGCGGAGTCCTCGTGGTCGGAGCAGGGTCTTCGGGCGTTCAGATCGCCGCAGAGATTCAGAACTCGGGCCGTCCGGTTCATCTCGCCGTCGGTCCCCATGATCGTCCTCCCCGGTCCTACCGTGGCCGCGATTTCTGCTGGTGGCTGGGCGTGCTTGGACTGTGGGATCTCGTGACGCCGCCTGCCGGAGCGGAACACGTCACTATTGCTGTCAGTGGTGCCGGAGGCGGACATACCGTCGACTTCCGGGACCTGGCCGATTCCGGAATCACGCTCCTCGGGCGAGCCAACGGTTACTCGGATGGGAAGCTTGTTCTGGGGACGGATCTGCAGAAGAACATCGCCAATGGTGACGAGAACTATCTCTCGCTGCTCAACGCGGCCGACGAATACATCGAACGCAATGGCCTCGACCTGCCGCCTGAACCCGAGGCTCATGTGCTCGGAGCAGACCCGGAATGTGTCACGAATCCGATCCTGGAACTCGATCTTGCTGAGGCAGGCATTCGCACGGTGATCTGGGCGACCGGGTTCGGAGTCGACTATTCGTGGCTCAACGTTGAGGACGTGCTGGACGAGTCCGGTTACCCGGTTCATGCACGCGGAGTCTCGCCCGTCCCCGGAGTGTATTTCCTCGGTCTGCCGTGGCTGTCGCGGCGTGGATCGAGCTTCATCTGGGGAGTTTGGCACGATGCGAAATACATTGCCGACCAGATCGACATTCAGCGTATGTATCGCGACTACGCCCCTGCGCAGGCCAGGGTTGCAGCAATCGCAGTCTGA
- a CDS encoding aspartate ammonia-lyase yields MTESNASADPNTASLPLNSSTSTSPIPTSQNQPTRTETDSIGSLEIPDTAYWGVHTARANENFPIARRPISVYPDFVRAFACVKQAAARANAEIGALDDQRANLIDAACEEIKSGKLHDQFAVGVVQGGAGTSTNMNANEVITNRALEIAGRSKGDYAFIHPNDHTNHSQSTNDTYPTAIKIALAFSLQNLLGELTLLADAFAAKGREFAHIVKVGRTQLQDAVPMTLGQEFNAFATTLREDVQRLEEAVALLGEVNMGATAIGTSINAPAGYKETVIKHLRQITGLDLKTAGDLVESTSDTGVFITFSGALKRSALKMSKIANDLRLLSSGPQAGIGEINLPARQAGSSIMPGKVNPVIPEAVSQVAYSVAGADVTVSMAVEGGQLQLNAFEPIIAHSLFQSITWLERAAQTFRINCVNGITANEAHIEDTVDRSVTVITALAPVIGYVAAAKLAKEALAKNEPIADLVVEHGLLERNELGEILHPERLTGMPADDSVDNTATSTEAVPRDEVTTELPIIPDPKG; encoded by the coding sequence ATGACTGAGTCGAACGCCTCCGCAGATCCCAACACCGCCTCTCTTCCCCTCAACTCGTCGACGTCGACGAGCCCGATTCCCACGAGCCAGAACCAGCCCACCCGCACCGAGACCGACTCCATCGGCAGCCTCGAGATCCCCGACACCGCCTACTGGGGAGTGCACACGGCCCGGGCGAACGAGAACTTCCCCATCGCCCGCCGCCCCATCTCCGTCTACCCCGACTTCGTCCGCGCCTTCGCCTGCGTCAAACAGGCCGCAGCCCGGGCCAACGCCGAGATCGGGGCGCTCGACGACCAGCGCGCGAACCTTATCGACGCCGCCTGCGAAGAGATCAAGTCCGGCAAACTCCACGACCAGTTCGCCGTCGGCGTCGTCCAGGGCGGAGCCGGCACCTCGACGAACATGAACGCCAACGAGGTCATCACCAACCGGGCGCTCGAGATCGCCGGCCGGTCGAAGGGCGACTACGCGTTCATCCACCCCAACGACCACACGAACCACAGCCAGTCGACGAACGACACCTACCCGACCGCGATCAAGATCGCGCTGGCGTTCTCACTGCAGAATCTCCTCGGCGAACTCACGCTCCTCGCCGATGCCTTCGCCGCGAAGGGCCGCGAGTTCGCCCATATCGTCAAGGTCGGGCGCACCCAGCTGCAGGACGCCGTGCCGATGACGCTCGGCCAGGAATTCAACGCCTTCGCCACCACCCTGCGCGAGGACGTGCAGCGCCTCGAGGAAGCCGTCGCCCTCCTCGGCGAGGTGAACATGGGTGCCACCGCGATCGGCACCTCGATCAACGCCCCGGCCGGGTACAAGGAAACGGTCATCAAACACCTGCGGCAGATCACCGGGCTCGACCTGAAAACGGCCGGAGACCTCGTCGAATCCACCTCCGACACCGGTGTCTTCATCACTTTCTCCGGTGCGCTCAAGCGCAGCGCGCTGAAGATGTCGAAGATCGCCAACGACCTGCGGCTGCTGTCGTCGGGGCCGCAGGCGGGCATCGGTGAGATCAACCTGCCCGCCCGTCAGGCCGGATCGTCGATCATGCCCGGCAAGGTCAATCCCGTCATCCCCGAGGCGGTGTCCCAGGTCGCGTACTCCGTGGCCGGTGCCGACGTCACCGTGTCCATGGCCGTCGAAGGCGGACAGCTGCAGCTCAACGCCTTCGAACCGATCATCGCCCACTCGCTGTTCCAGTCGATCACGTGGCTCGAACGAGCGGCCCAGACCTTCCGCATCAACTGCGTCAACGGCATCACCGCCAACGAGGCGCATATCGAAGACACCGTCGACCGCTCGGTCACCGTCATCACCGCGCTCGCCCCGGTCATCGGCTACGTCGCCGCAGCAAAACTGGCGAAGGAAGCATTGGCGAAGAACGAACCCATCGCCGATCTCGTCGTCGAGCACGGGCTGCTCGAGCGGAATGAGCTCGGCGAGATCCTCCACCCCGAACGGCTGACCGGCATGCCCGCCGACGATTCCGTGGACAACACTGCCACCAGCACCGAGGCGGTTCCCCGGGATGAGGTGACCACCGAGCTTCCGATCATCCCCGACCCGAAGGGGTAA
- a CDS encoding ATP-binding protein, with amino-acid sequence MTAIDTETKRKLREMGATPLLEALESQDEDLTMGMSFDERLQLIVDEAHSRFNHAKVEGLIRRAGLRYPAADLRQLSRVDERGLDQNVIAQLGTCGFIDRGQNVVFQGFTGSGKSYLGCALAKRACQHRIRAHYIRMPDLEEAWALAKDKPLGTTKLLKKYAAFTVLVIDEWLLDPPDEAMRSMLLELLERRYDTASTVFCTQYAKKDWHQRLGSGVHADAIMDRIVHNTIWVETGSHNMREHAALNS; translated from the coding sequence GTGACGGCGATCGATACAGAAACCAAGCGCAAGCTGCGCGAGATGGGTGCGACACCTTTGCTGGAGGCACTCGAGTCCCAGGACGAGGACCTGACTATGGGAATGAGCTTCGATGAACGCCTGCAGTTGATCGTCGACGAAGCCCACTCGAGGTTCAACCATGCCAAAGTTGAAGGACTCATCCGCCGGGCCGGACTACGATACCCGGCAGCGGACCTGCGGCAACTGTCCCGCGTCGATGAGAGAGGACTGGATCAGAACGTGATCGCGCAGCTAGGAACCTGCGGCTTCATCGACCGCGGCCAGAACGTCGTGTTCCAAGGATTCACCGGTTCGGGAAAGTCCTATCTGGGATGTGCTCTAGCAAAACGAGCCTGTCAGCACCGGATCCGAGCTCACTACATTCGCATGCCTGATCTGGAAGAGGCCTGGGCACTAGCAAAGGACAAACCGCTGGGCACGACGAAGTTATTGAAGAAATACGCCGCGTTCACCGTCCTCGTCATCGACGAATGGTTACTCGATCCTCCCGATGAGGCTATGCGCAGTATGCTGCTGGAACTGCTCGAGCGCCGCTACGACACGGCATCGACGGTGTTCTGTACCCAGTATGCGAAGAAGGACTGGCATCAACGACTGGGGTCTGGAGTCCACGCGGATGCGATCATGGACCGAATCGTGCACAACACGATCTGGGTCGAGACTGGCAGTCATAACATGCGTGAACATGCTGCTCTGAATTCGTGA
- the istA gene encoding IS21 family transposase, with product MVRKIRAKLVLQLRAEGLSGRAIASSQAMSRKSVTQVLDAANAAGLSWDDVKDCPDGEVYSLLFPGRGDHHSVFAQPDWERIHKEMARVGVTLKLLHGEYVDACAAAGDAAMSYDRFCRTYQRHVLVTGAASRVGHKAAQTIEVDWSGPTMRLYPSGASQPVTVYLFVACLPFSRYAFVYPSLDMSQDSWLRAHVAMFTAFDGSTPRIVPDNLKTGVIAHPRDGEVVLNDAYREMAAHYSAAVLPGRIRAPKDKASVENTVGHVATWVIAGLRDRRFASLPELASAIEERVAAYNAEPFQKRPGSRLSVFTTDEQPLLRRLPQVAYEISRWVYGRRVARNGHVSWARNYYSVPFAHIGAKVDLRITDRSLEVYSGHERITTHLLLPVTAANEYRTNEADLPVGEKYQLWDKPRARQWAERIGPSALVVIDRIFESVPIDEQGLNPALAVLRLARRYSAERVEAACRIALAGPVRSPRYAHVNPILVTGQDHTRADEAQPVEHGGYVRGASYYAGGRQ from the coding sequence ATGGTACGCAAGATCAGAGCGAAGCTGGTTCTACAGCTTCGGGCCGAGGGGCTCTCGGGAAGAGCTATTGCATCGTCTCAGGCGATGTCCCGTAAGTCTGTCACCCAAGTCCTCGATGCCGCGAATGCTGCCGGCCTGAGTTGGGATGATGTCAAAGACTGCCCCGATGGTGAGGTGTACAGTCTGTTGTTCCCGGGCCGCGGCGACCATCACAGTGTGTTCGCCCAACCCGACTGGGAACGAATCCATAAGGAGATGGCTCGGGTCGGGGTGACGCTGAAGCTCCTCCATGGCGAGTATGTCGATGCATGCGCTGCTGCTGGTGATGCGGCGATGAGCTACGACCGGTTCTGCCGCACCTATCAACGTCATGTGCTGGTCACTGGCGCCGCTTCCCGAGTCGGTCACAAGGCCGCGCAGACGATCGAAGTCGATTGGTCGGGGCCGACGATGCGACTGTATCCGTCGGGGGCGAGTCAGCCTGTGACCGTGTATCTGTTCGTCGCGTGTCTGCCATTCAGCCGGTACGCGTTCGTGTATCCGAGTCTGGATATGAGCCAGGATTCCTGGTTGCGGGCGCATGTGGCAATGTTCACCGCTTTCGACGGATCGACGCCGAGGATCGTGCCGGACAACCTCAAAACCGGAGTGATCGCTCATCCCCGCGATGGTGAGGTCGTGCTCAACGATGCTTATCGGGAAATGGCTGCCCACTATTCGGCGGCAGTGCTTCCGGGCCGGATCAGAGCACCGAAAGACAAGGCGAGTGTGGAGAACACTGTCGGGCATGTGGCCACGTGGGTGATCGCGGGACTTCGGGACCGACGGTTTGCTTCGCTGCCGGAACTGGCATCGGCGATCGAGGAGCGAGTCGCAGCCTATAACGCCGAGCCCTTCCAGAAGCGGCCAGGTTCCAGACTCAGCGTCTTCACCACCGATGAGCAGCCACTGCTGAGGCGATTGCCGCAGGTTGCCTACGAGATCAGCCGGTGGGTCTACGGGCGCCGGGTGGCCAGGAATGGGCATGTCAGTTGGGCGCGGAACTATTATTCAGTGCCGTTTGCCCATATCGGCGCCAAGGTTGATCTGCGAATCACCGATCGCAGTCTTGAGGTCTATTCCGGCCATGAGAGGATCACGACGCACCTGCTGCTACCGGTAACGGCAGCGAATGAGTATCGGACGAATGAGGCCGACCTGCCGGTCGGCGAGAAGTACCAGCTGTGGGACAAACCGCGAGCCCGCCAGTGGGCCGAGCGGATCGGTCCATCGGCACTGGTTGTCATCGATCGCATTTTCGAGTCTGTTCCCATCGACGAGCAAGGACTCAACCCGGCCCTGGCGGTGTTGAGGCTGGCCCGCCGTTACTCTGCTGAAAGGGTCGAGGCGGCCTGCCGGATCGCTTTGGCCGGTCCGGTGAGGTCCCCACGCTATGCGCATGTGAACCCGATCCTGGTCACAGGGCAAGACCACACCAGAGCCGACGAGGCTCAGCCTGTCGAGCACGGCGGTTACGTTCGTGGAGCCTCCTACTATGCAGGAGGCCGACAGTGA
- a CDS encoding metal-sensitive transcriptional regulator, with the protein MLADPAAQKKILNRLRRAQGQLGAVITAVEDGSHCRDVIHQLSAVSKALDRAGFLIISTALRECLEDDEDDVRTDELEKLFLSMA; encoded by the coding sequence ATGCTGGCCGACCCCGCTGCGCAGAAGAAGATCCTCAACCGACTGCGCCGGGCACAGGGGCAGCTCGGTGCGGTGATCACCGCGGTCGAGGACGGAAGTCACTGCCGCGACGTCATCCATCAACTCTCAGCGGTGTCGAAGGCCCTCGACCGGGCCGGTTTCCTCATCATCTCGACGGCGCTGCGGGAATGCCTCGAGGACGACGAGGACGATGTGCGCACCGACGAGCTCGAGAAGCTCTTCCTCTCAATGGCCTGA